Part of the Salvelinus fontinalis isolate EN_2023a chromosome 1, ASM2944872v1, whole genome shotgun sequence genome is shown below.
aggaggtgtgtgtgtgtgcgtgtgtgtgtgtgtgtgtgtgtgtgtgtgtgtgtgtgtgtgtgtgtgtgtgtgtgtgtgtgtgtgtgtgtgtgtgtgtgtgtgtgtgtgtgtgtgtgtgtgtgtgtgtgcgcgtgtgtgtgtcagacctTCTCCTCTGCGCACGGCAGGACGAAGTGGCCCGGCTCGTCCTTGCAGCAGGCATGGAGGACATCATGCACTGTCTCTGACACCATGTGGAGCTGCTCGAAGGAGGCCTGGGGCATTATCCTGGTGTAGTACACCATCATACTGaagaaggaggagatggaggaggaggaggaggagttaatTGTTAATCAGCCATTACATAGTAATGTATTAAATATGAATGAACTATTCATAAATTATTAATAAGCCATAAAGTAATGATCAATTCACCCATCAAAACATCTGCCGGTAAGTTGTTAGGCCTAAATGTGATGTTTAAGATCTCAAACCACATGAATCTCATCTACTCTGATCTTCAATATCTCTGTGTTTAAGATCTCAAACCACATGAATCTCATCTACTCTGATCTTCAATATCTCTGTGTTAAAGATCTTATACCACATGAATCTCATCTACTCTGATCTTCAATATCTCTGTGTTTAAGATCTCAAACCACATGAATCTCATCTACTCTGATCTTCAATATCTCTGTGTTAAAGATCTCATACCACATGAATCTCATCTACTCTGATCTTCAATATCTCTGTGTTAAAGATCTCATACCACATGAATCTCATCTACTCTGATCTTCAATATCTCTGTGTTAAAGATCTCATACCACATGAATCTCATCTACTCTGATCTTCAATATCTCTGTGTTAAAGATCTCATACCACATGAATCTCATCTACTCTGATCTTCAATATCTCTGTGTTAAAGATCTCATACCACATGAATCTCATCTACTCTGATCTTCAATATCTCTGTGTTAAAGATCTCATACCACATGAATCTCATCTACTCTGATCTTCAATATCTCTGTGTTAAAGCGTGACCCCTCACCTCTTCTCAAAGCTGTCATCGCTCATGGCATTCTCAACAGCACACATCTTCTTGAAGTAGTCAATCTCATCAGTGATCTTCTGATCAACCTCACTGCCTGCCAGCTGGAGACAGAACCGGTCATACAGTTGGCATGTTGCCACATGACGAGGCAGAGGCCATTATTACGGTCTAAAAATACTAGGAATTCAGTGCTAGCCTGCTGAGTTAAAGCCAACAACCATCAACTATTAGCTCAGGGGAGCTAACGCAAGTATTCAGGTCAAGGCAATCATCACACTGTAACTAGCTAGGTTACACATCACAGACTGATCTatagtgtagctagctaggttacACATCATCACAGACTGGTATATAGTGTAACTAGCTAGGTTACACATCACAGACTGATATatagtgtagctagctaggttacACATCATCACAGACTGGTATATAGTGTAACTAGCTAGGTTACACATCATCACAGAGTGATATATAGTGTAACTAGCTAGGTTACACATCACAGACTGATCTatagtgtagctagctaggttacACATCATCACAGACTGGTATATAGTGTAACTAGCTAGGTTACACATCATCACAGAGTGATATATAGTGTAACTAGCTAGGTTACACATCACAGACTGATATatagtgtagctagctaggttacACATCATCACAGACTGATCTatagtgtagctagctaggttacACATCACCACAAACTGATATatagtgtagctagctaggttacACATCATCACAGACTGGTATATAGTGTAACTAGCTAGGTTACACATCATCACAGACTGATATATAGTGTAACTAGCTAGGTTACACATCACAGACTGATATATAGTGTAACTAGTTAGGTTACACATCATCACAGACTGATATATAGTGTAACTAGCTAGGTTACACATCATCACAGACTGATATATAGTGTAACTAGCTAGGTTACACATCATCACAGACTGATATATAGTGTAACTAGCTAGGTTACACATCATCACAGACTGATATATAGTGTAACTAGCTAGGTTACACATCATCACAGACTGATATATAGTGTAACTAGCTAGGTTACACATCACAGACTGATATATAGTGTAACTAGCTAGGTTACACATCATCACAGACTGATATATAGTGTAACTAGCTAGGTTACACATCATCCCAGACTGATATgtagtgtagctagctaggtcttcTGATAAGAGAAGATTAGACATGATGAACTTTGTTGTCCACAAAGGGGGACTTGTCTTGGGTTGGGATTAGTATGGAAATAACACATGGGTAATACATACAGAGGTTTTGACACAGTCTGCGTGGTCCTCCTTGTCGCAGCACTGGAGCAAGGCCTGCTCAGCCACCTTGGCAAACCTCAGGATCACCTGTTGAGACGACTCAGGGTGACGCACTGAGATCTCATAGACCAACCTGCCAATCAGGACCATATACAGAGAGTCAGTAGTCAGACAGCCAATCAGGACAGACCGTACACAGTCCTTTAGCCAATAGCAACACCCCATACAAAGTCAGAATTGTGTGTGTATAGGCAGCTTttccagatgtgtgtgtgtgtgtgtgtgtgtgtctgcatgcacgTATGAATGTGCGTAAATACATACTTCCCCATGGCTACATCCGGGGTCTTGGTAAAGGTCTGGCAGACTGCTGCTATGTCAGCGTGAACGTCGTAGTGCTCAGACAGACCGTCTGGCTTAGCGTCTGGCTTCATGGCCTCAACACATGACCCCCTGTGGACTGCATCCTCCTTACAGCATGCAGACAGACCCGCCGCGCGAGACAACACACTCTCATCAGCACACACCTCATCCACCAGGGCCTTCTGTTTggggggtacacacacacacaggcaggaagAGTCAGGGACACAAATATATGtatatgcagacacacacacacacacacacacacacaatacaaagaggctgagaggtgagaggctgagagagtgagagagtgagaggctgagaggtgagaggctgagaggctgagaggtgagaggctgagaggtgagagagtgagaggtgagagagtgagaggtgagagagtgagaggctgagaggtgagagagtgagaggctgagaggtgagaaggtgagagagtgagaggctgagaggcgagaggctgagaggtgagagagtgagaggctgagaggtgagagagtgagagggtgagaggtaagaggtgagaggctgagaggtgagaggctgaGATGTGAGCGGTGAGAGGTGAGAGTGAGAGGCTGAGAGGTAAGAGGTGAgaggctgagaggtgagaggctgagaggtgagaggctgagagagtgagagactaaGAGGTGAGAGGCTgaaaggtgagagagtgagaggcttagcggctgagaggtgagaggtgagaggcaagaggtgagaggctgagagatgagagagtgacAGGCTGATAGagtgagaggctgagaggctgagaggctgatagagtgagaggctgagaggtgagagatgaGAGGTTGAGAGAAGAGAGGCTGATAGagtgagaggctgagaggctgatAGAGTGAGAGGCTAAGAGGTGAGAGGCTAAGAAGTGAGATGCTGAGAagtgagaggctgagaggctAAGAGGTGAGatgctgagaggtgagaggctgagaggctgagaggctaagaggtgagaggctgagaggtgagaggtgagaggctgagaggtgagaggtgagaggctgagaggctgagaggctaagaggtgagaggctgagaggtgagaggtgagaggctgagaggtgagaggtgaaagGGTAAgaggctgagaggtgagagactAAGAGGTGAGGGAGTGAGCGGTGGAGAGGTGAGAGACAGAGCGTCAAAGTTTAAAAGGTAAACTGAGAGGAAATGAAAGAGTGTTAAAAGAGAGGAGGAACTAAAAGAGAAATCCACCAATaaaaagagaggaatagagagaagacagTTTACCCTCTCCTTCATGCATGTGACCATGTCTCCGCTGCAGCAGGGGGCAACAGTCGCTACGATCTTGTCTACCATGCCTCCCATCTCCTGGAAAGAGGCCTGAGGCATCTTCTGACTGTACTGGATCAGCTTCCTGTTagaacaaacagacacacacatcaaccAATGGGACTGGCCCAAGGGCGGGCTCTCCTGGCTCTCAGCCAATTAGAACCATGGAGTTTTAGATTGACGTGTCCTACTTGGCCTTGACAACGCGGTCTCCGTATTTCTTGTGGACGATGCACAGGGACTTGAGTTCAACCACGCGTTTCGAGACGGCGTGTTGGAAAGTAGCTTtctggaaaagagagagagagagaatgtttacGTTGGCTATGTAAGTGCTTTATCTGTCCATGCCAATAAATATTATTGAAATGAATTGAGAGAGACTGCatacaaaatggcaccctattctctcaTAGgcttctagtcaaaagtagtgtactgtatagAAAATAGGGTGCGACCTGAGACGCCTCCTGACCTTGGTGTCGAAGCAGGTCTGGGCCTCAGCCTCTCCACAACAGGTAGTCAGAACCCCTCCATAACCTTTGGCGATAGCCAGGATCACATGTGGGGGGAGCATCGGGTGGCTCTTGGAGAACTTGAAGATGAACCTGAAACACaggcgcgcgcacacacgcacacactcagtaAATTCCAGAAAAACACTCCATATAGCTCAACGGCCTAACACAGCTTTTTAGCTGGTGTGGTCTCAAGTCGATGGTGTGGTCTCAAGTCGATGTCTCTAGTCGACGGTGTGGTCTCTAGTCGATGGTGGGGTCTCTAGTTGATGGTGTGGTCTCTAGTCGATGGTGTGGTCTCTAGTCGATGGTGTGGTCTCTAGTCGACGGTGGGGTCTCTAGTCGACGGTGTAGTCTCTAGTCGACGGTGTGGTCTCTAGTCGATGGTGTGGTCTCTAGTCGATGGTGTGGTCTCTAGTCGATGGTGTGGTCTCTAGTCGACGGTGGGGTCTCTAGTCGACGGTGTAGTCTCTAGTGGACGGTGTGGTCTCTAGTCGATGGTGTGGTCTCTAGTCGATGGTGTGGTCTCTAGTCGATGGTGTGGTCTCTAGTCGATGGTGGGGTCTCTAGTCGATGGTGTGGTCTCTAGTCGATGGTGTGGTCTCTAGTCGATGGTGTGGTCTCTAGTCGATAGTGTGGTCTCTAGTCGATGGTGTGGTCTCAAGTCGATGGTGTGGTCTCTAGTCGATGGTGGGGTCTCTTGTCGATGGTGTGGTCTCTAGTCGATGGTGTGGTCTCTAGTCTACGGTGTGGTCTCTAGTCGATGGTGTGGTCTCTAGTCGATGGTGTGGTCTCTAGTCTACGGTGTGGTCTCTAGTCGATGGTGTGGTCTCTAGTCGATGGTGTGGTCTCTAGTCGCTGGTGTGGTCTCTAGTCGACGGTGTGGTCTCTAGTCAACGGTGTGGTCTCTAGTCGATGGTGTGGTCTCTAGTCGATGGTGGGGTCTCTATTCGATGGTGTGGTCTCTAGTCGACGGTGGGGTCTCTAGTCGATGGTGTGGTCTCTAGTCGATGGTGTGGTCTCTAGTCGATGGTGTGGTCTCTAGTCGATGGTGTGGTCTCTAGTCGACGGTGTGGTCTCTAGTCGATGGTGTGGTCTCTAGTCGATGGTGTGGTCTCTAGTCGATGGTGTGGTCTCTAGTCGATGGTGTGGTCTCCAGTCGACGGTGTGGTCTCTAGTCGACAGTGTGAAAACTTACCTCCCAACAAAAGCCTTGTGGTCCTTCTTGAAGTCTTCACATTGGTCTGCAGCGGGCAGCTCAGCTTTGATGGACAGGTCCCGAGGAATCTACAATCAATCAACCactcaatcaatcagtcaaatgTATCCATAAAGCCTTTTTTACTTCCAGTAGCCCGGTCTACACCCCAATGAGCAAGCAGAAGCAACCTAGTTAGGAACCTGGCTCAGAGGGAGGGGTGCTCCATTCTACCTTGGCCTTGTGGTCCACGAAGCAGTGTGTCCTCTCAGCGACAGTCTTCTCACAGCACATCTTCAGATGGTTCTTCTCTACCAGGGTCTCAGAGGAACACACCGCGCTCTGGAACAGGTCCGCCTGAACgcgcaggcgcacacacacacacacacacacacacacacacacacacacacacacacacacacacacacacacacacacacacacacacacacacacacacacacacacacacacacacacacaaataggagTACACCGTTTAGCCAGCAAAGAGTGCTATTATATCCGAACAGTTTCAACTGAAACAGAACCTGACTGGAAACATTAGTCACTAATGCCCAATTCCATACCTACCCTTATCCCTGGCCCCTACCCCTGCCCCCTACCTCTGGCCCCTACCTCTGACCCCTACCTCTGGCCCCTCTCTGGCCAGGCTGGCCAAATTTTAAATGTAAAGTTGTGTGATCAGGTTGATGAGGTGTGATAAGGAAGATGAGGTGTGATAAGGAAGATGAGGTGTGATAAGGATGATGAGGTGGGATAAGGATGATGAGGTGTGATAAGGTTGATGAGGTGTGATAAGGATGATGAGGTGTGATAAGGATGATGGGGTGTGATAAGGATGATGAGGTGGGATAAGGATGATGGGGTGTGATAAGGATGATGAGGTGTGATAAGGATGATGAGGTGTGATAAGGATGATAAGGTATGATAAGGTTGATGAGGTGTGATAAGGATGATGAGGTGTGATAAGGATGATGACGTGTGATAAGGATGATGACGTGTGATAAGGATGATGAGGTGTGATAAGGATGATGAGGTGTGATAAGGTTGATGAGGTGTGATAAGGATGATGGGGTGTGATAAGGATGATGAGGTGTGATAAGGATGATGGAGTGTGATAAGGATGATGAGGTGTGATAAGGATGATGAGGTGTGATAAGGATGATGAGGTGTGATAAGGATGATGAGGTGTGATAAGGATGATGAGGTGTGATAAGGATGATGAAATGATAGGTGTCTCTCACCACATCTCTTTCGCAGTCCTCTGGAGGAGCGTCTGAGCAGCATTTGACGCCCATGGCTAAGGCCTCCGCGATGAGAGGCACCAAGTCACCCAACGTACTATCGGGAAGATTCTGAGACAGCCCTACAAGGAtcctacacacacgcacgcacgcacacacacacacacacacacacgcgttgaATTCa
Proteins encoded:
- the LOC129865026 gene encoding albumin 1-like; translated protein: MQWLSVCSLLVLLSVSARSQAQNQICTIFTEAKEDGFKSLILVGLSQNLPDSTLGDLVPLIAEALAMGVKCCSDAPPEDCERDVADLFQSAVCSSETLVEKNHLKMCCEKTVAERTHCFVDHKAKIPRDLSIKAELPAADQCEDFKKDHKAFVGRFIFKFSKSHPMLPPHVILAIAKGYGGVLTTCCGEAEAQTCFDTKKATFQHAVSKRVVELKSLCIVHKKYGDRVVKAKKLIQYSQKMPQASFQEMGGMVDKIVATVAPCCSGDMVTCMKERKALVDEVCADESVLSRAAGLSACCKEDAVHRGSCVEAMKPDAKPDGLSEHYDVHADIAAVCQTFTKTPDVAMGKLVYEISVRHPESSQQVILRFAKVAEQALLQCCDKEDHADCVKTSLAGSEVDQKITDEIDYFKKMCAVENAMSDDSFEKSMMVYYTRIMPQASFEQLHMVSETVHDVLHACCKDEPGHFVLPCAEEKLTDAIDATCDDYDPSSINPHIAHCCNQSYSTRRPCILAIQPDTEFMPPKLEASSFHMGPELCTKDSKELLLSGKKLLYGVVRHKTTITEDHLKTISTKYHSMKEKCCAAEDQAACFTEEVNTHRSTLITCSNPFISIVEKITQSTILP